A stretch of the Corynebacterium maris DSM 45190 genome encodes the following:
- a CDS encoding carbohydrate ABC transporter permease — MTAQRKAALGHYLGVLFILIWGLAPFYWMVVVALRDSTFTFDTTPWPTHVTLDNFRDALATDKGNDFLGAIGNSLIISLTTTVIAVLVGVFTAYALARLDFPGKGLVTGVILAASMFPGIALVTPLFQLFGDIGWIGTYQAMIIPNISFALPLTIYTLVSFFRQLPWELEEAARVDGATRSQAFRLVLLPLATPALFTTAILAFVASWNEYMLAQQLSTTATEPVTVAIARFTGPSAFEYPYAATMAAGALVTVPLIIMVLIFQRRIVSGLTAGGVKS, encoded by the coding sequence ATGACCGCGCAACGCAAAGCCGCCCTCGGCCACTACCTCGGGGTGCTGTTCATCCTCATCTGGGGGCTGGCGCCCTTCTACTGGATGGTCGTCGTCGCCCTGCGCGACTCCACCTTCACCTTCGACACCACGCCCTGGCCCACGCACGTCACCTTAGACAACTTCCGCGACGCACTGGCCACGGACAAAGGCAACGACTTTCTGGGCGCGATCGGCAACTCTCTGATCATCTCCCTGACCACAACCGTGATCGCCGTGCTGGTGGGCGTGTTCACCGCCTACGCGCTGGCGCGCCTGGATTTCCCGGGCAAGGGGCTGGTGACCGGGGTGATCCTGGCGGCCTCGATGTTCCCGGGCATCGCCCTGGTCACCCCGCTGTTCCAGCTCTTCGGCGACATCGGGTGGATCGGCACCTACCAGGCGATGATCATCCCGAACATCTCCTTCGCCCTGCCGCTGACGATCTACACCCTGGTGTCCTTCTTCCGGCAGCTGCCCTGGGAACTGGAGGAAGCCGCCCGCGTGGACGGCGCGACCCGTTCCCAAGCCTTCCGCCTGGTGCTGCTGCCGCTGGCCACCCCGGCGCTGTTCACCACCGCGATCCTGGCGTTCGTCGCCTCCTGGAACGAATACATGCTGGCCCAGCAGCTGTCGACGACGGCCACCGAACCGGTGACCGTGGCCATCGCGCGCTTCACCGGGCCCAGCGCCTTCGAGTATCCCTACGCCGCGACCATGGCGGCCGGAGCCTTGGTGACGGTGCCGCTGATCATCATGGTGCTCATCTTCCAGCGCCGCATCGTCTCCGGGCTGACGGCGGGCGGCGTAAAGTCCTAG
- a CDS encoding DedA family protein: MDGIFSAYPFWAAWIFLFFGAMLRGQGTYWIGRGAAAGVAKGVTRTPNWWSRMQEKVAGRTTDRGRATLEKLGVLAIPLAYLTVGLQTAIILAAGLVRMPLGIFALAQLPGAAAWATIYSTIGFAAWAAAVRALTGDWWPLLALLLVSVIVAVIFRVRGGRRRSEAEAEHVDHAERSVQNSSTG; encoded by the coding sequence ATGGACGGCATCTTCAGCGCGTACCCGTTCTGGGCTGCCTGGATTTTTCTCTTTTTCGGGGCGATGCTCCGAGGCCAAGGCACCTACTGGATCGGCCGGGGCGCGGCGGCGGGAGTGGCCAAAGGCGTCACACGCACCCCGAACTGGTGGTCCCGCATGCAGGAGAAAGTCGCCGGCCGCACCACCGACCGCGGGCGCGCGACGCTGGAAAAGCTGGGGGTGCTCGCCATCCCGCTCGCTTACCTCACCGTCGGCCTGCAGACGGCGATCATTCTCGCCGCCGGGCTGGTACGCATGCCCCTGGGGATATTCGCCCTCGCCCAACTCCCCGGCGCGGCGGCGTGGGCGACCATTTACTCGACGATCGGGTTCGCCGCGTGGGCTGCGGCGGTACGCGCGTTGACGGGGGACTGGTGGCCATTGCTGGCGCTGCTGCTGGTGTCCGTGATCGTGGCGGTGATTTTCCGCGTGCGGGGTGGGCGCCGTAGATCAGAGGCGGAGGCCGAGCACGTCGACCATGCGGAACGCTCCGTGCAGAACTCATCTACCGGCTGA